One segment of Carya illinoinensis cultivar Pawnee chromosome 13, C.illinoinensisPawnee_v1, whole genome shotgun sequence DNA contains the following:
- the LOC122292443 gene encoding UMP-CMP kinase 3-like: METVLEAATKEVNGTVAEKKPTVIFVLGGPGSGKGTQCANIVQHFGYTHLSAGDLLRAEIKSGSENGTMIQNMINEGKIVPSEVTIKLLQRAIAESGNDKFLIDGFPRNEENRAAFEDVTKIEPAFVLFFHCSEEEMERRLLSRNQGREDDNIETIRKRFKVFLESSLPVIEHYNSREKVRKIDAARPIEEVFESVKAVFTSKDEKAV, from the exons ATGGAAACCGTTCTTGAAGCTGCAACCAAG GAGGTTAATGGAACTGTAGCTGAGAAGAAGCCTacagttatttttgttttag GTGGCCCAGGCAGTGGAAAAGGTACCCAATGTGCAAATATTGTTCAACACTTTGGTTATACTCATCTCAGTGCTGGTGATCTTCTCCGAGCAGAAATCAAATCTGGTTCTGAAAATGG CACCATGATTCAGAACATGATTAACGAAGGAAAGATTGTTCCCTCAGAGGTAACCATTAAGCTTCTCCAACGAGCAATAGCAGAAAGTGGTAATGACAAATTTCTTATTGATGGTTTTCCCCGTAATGAGGAAAATCGAGCAGCATTTGAGGATGTT ACAAAAATTGAGCCAGCTTTTGTCCTGTTCTTTCATTGTTCTGAAGAAGAGATGGAGAGGCGACTTTTGAGTAGGAACCAG GGAAGGGAAGACGATAACATTGAAACAATTAGGAAGCGGTTTAAGGTTTTCTTAGAGTCTAGTCTCCCTGTGATTGAGCATTATAACTCAAGGGAAAAAGTTCGGAAG ATTGATGCTGCAAGGCCTATTGAAGAGGTTTTTGAGTCTGTTAAAGCTGTTTTTACCTCAAAAGATGAGAAG GCTGTTTGA
- the LOC122292154 gene encoding uncharacterized protein LOC122292154 produces MRKRYMEAMALVQRFGRPDIFLTMTCNPNWEEILEQLNPHEEVQKCPDLIARIFRAKLEELKIDLFKREIFGKVAAYVYTIEYQKRGLPHVHFLIILQKDWRIYAPETFDEIVSAEIPNKTRNLHLYKVVLRHMMHGPCGILNPANICMDKDGICKNRYPKEFTANTTVETDCFPSYKRSNNGVIARIRGKDLDNRWVVPYNPYLVSKYNCHINVEICCTVKAVKYLYKYIYKGHDRVAFNIISKENNQQIDEIEQFQSGRWITPPEAMWRIYGFTLNEMYPSVYSLHLHLEDQHLVSFRAHEDLNNVLNSYTSKKSMLTEFFYRNQIDENARKLLYREFPEKFVWDSQCRIWTPRKKKTVIGRIVTANLFEGERYYLRMLLNHIRGATSFEKLRTVNGVVLPTYREAATSHGLLNKDSSLEDCLEKACLYQIPSSLRHLFSTILVYCNPTNPKELWERFEKEMSTDFLIRNVSSTVVRKMVLQDIASTLKSMGKDINMYRFVPADIFYGQDEFTNREIDDERVVTIPTEDLLASQVLNSEQKNAYDLILHTLVSNKAGAFFVNGPAGTGKTFLYRALLAEIRSKNMIALATASSGVAASILPGGRTTHSRFKIPLNADKSSTCNVSKQENLAKLLRLAKLIIWDEAPMSTKHLIEALDKMLQDINDTDLPFGGKVIVFGGDFRQVLPVIRNSTKEQQIDSSLASSYLWSI; encoded by the coding sequence ATGCGGAAGagatatatggaagcaatggcATTAGTTCAACGTTTTGGCAGACCTGATATATTTCTAACCATGACATGTAATCCAAATTGGGAAGAAATCTTAGAACAACTAaatccacatgaagaagttcagAAATGCCCTGATTTAATTGCAAGAATCTTTagagcaaaattagaagaattgaagattGATCTGTTTAAGCGAGAAATTTTTGGTAAGGTTGCAGCATATGTTTATACCATCGAATATCAAAAAAGAGGTCTACCACATGTTCATTTCTTAATTATACTTCAGAAAGACTGGagaatttatgcacctgaaacTTTTGACGAAATTGTTTCAGCAGAAATACCTAACAAAACGagaaatttacatttatataaagTTGTCCTTAGACACATGATGCATGGTCCTTGCGGAATATTAAATCCAGCCAACATATGTATGGACAAAGACGGCATCTGTAAGAATCGATACCCCAAAGAATTTACAGCTAATACAACTGTTGAAACTGATTGTTTTCCTTCATACAAACGTTCTAACAATGGAGTCATTGCTAGAATTAGAGGAAAAGATTTAGACAATCGGTGGGTTGTTCCATACAATCCGTATCTTGTTTCCAAATATAATTGTCATATTAACGTTGAGATTTGTTGTACAGTTAAAGCTGTTAAATATCTATACAAGTATATTTATAAAGGACATGATCGTGTTGCTTTCAATATCATTAGCAAAGAAAATAACCAACAAATTGACGAAATCGAACAATTTCAATCGGGAAGATGGATTACTCCACCTGAAGCAATGTGGAGAATATACGGTTTCACGCTTAACGAAATGTATCCATCAGTTTATAGTTTGCACCTACACCTAGAAGATCAACATTTGGTGTCTTTTCGTGCACACGAAGATCTAAACAATGTGTTAAACTCGTATACATCCAAAAAATCGATGTTGACagaattcttttatagaaaccAAATTGACGAGAATGCACGAAAATTGTTGTATAGAGAATTTCCTGAAAAATTTGTTTGGGATTCACAATGTAGAATTTGGACtccgaggaaaaaaaaaactgttataggCCGAATTGTTACAGCCAATCTATTTGAAGGTGAAAGATATTATCTACGGATGTTATTGAATCATATCAGAGGAGCAACGTCATTTGAGAAATTAAGAACAGTTAATGGTGTTGTACTACCGACGTATCGTGAAGCAGCTACTTCTCATGGTTTGTTAAACAAAGATAGTAGCTTAGAAGATTGTTTAGAAAAAGCTTGTCTATATCAGATACCAAGTAGTTTAAGAcatcttttctcaacaattttgGTGTATTGCAATCCTACGAACCCAAAAGAACTTTGGGAgcgatttgaaaaagaaatgtctACAGATTTTCTTATAAGAAACGTGTCATCAACAGTTGTTAGGAAGATGGTTCTACAAGATATTGCTTCCACACTAAAATCTATgggaaaagatataaatatgtATCGTTTTGTTCCTGCCGATATATTTTACGGTCAAGATGAATTTACAAATAGAGAAATTGACGACGAACGAGTAGTCACAATTCCAActgaagatttacttgcatCACAAGTCCTAAATTCTGAACAAAAAAATGCGTATGATTTGATATTGCATACATTAGTATCAAATAAAGCTGGTGCTTTTTTCGTTAATGGCCCTGCTGGTACCGGTAAAACTTTTCTATACAGAGCACTTCTAGCAGAAATTAGATCGAAAAATATGATAGCACTTGCAACTGCGTCATCCGGTGTTGCTGCCTCCATCTTACCTGGAGGACGAACAACACATTCAAGATTTAAGATTCCATTAAATGCAGATAAAAGCAGCACATGTAATGTGAGTAAACAGGAAAATCTTGCTAAATTATTACGACttgcaaaattaattatatgggatGAAGCACCCATGTCTACAAAACATTTAATAGAAGCATTAGATAAAATGTTGCAAGATATTAATGATACAGATCTCCCTTTTGGTGGGAAAGTTATTGTTTTTGGTGGAGACTTTCGACAAGTATTACCTGTGATTCGTAATAGCACAAAAGAACAACAGATTGATTCAAGCTTAGCTTCTTCTTATTTAtggtctatttaa